In Candidatus Nomurabacteria bacterium, the following proteins share a genomic window:
- a CDS encoding insulinase family protein, with protein MEIKTQSYSNFECATVEKDTPVVSVLVTVDCHDNNSARGVITASVYSDLLLSGAGKYSREDFLRAVDELGSGIEVGASEGRVTISVKSLEQNLTKTLSLLETVLIKPTFSKSEYDRAVKTAKNSLSLYKEEARLLAQDGLRRSFYGENDRHYRFTPKDLEKAFSEVSLADVKKLHEEFMTLPWVVSIGGKSTAIKTVLKLVQKIKKKTDYKPLEGAVSVKSLKGSRLVTEVVASKQNIELSIGGHLPLTMSDAELAPFTFGLAVLGKWGSFAGRLMSTVREKEGLTYSIYGRVEGVSKIETGYWRIMTFFAPKDVVQGVSSTLREIKNIHYKGITDSEWKRFKDILRTGETLVQDSLFGTVGYVHSALVAGVRYEDYKKYREQLYTCTKAEVNKVLKKYLNPANVVISAAGPVDKKIEKELKAVLGK; from the coding sequence ATGGAAATAAAAACTCAGTCATATTCTAATTTTGAATGCGCCACAGTTGAGAAAGATACGCCGGTGGTATCTGTTTTGGTTACAGTGGATTGTCACGATAATAATAGTGCAAGAGGAGTAATAACAGCGTCTGTCTATAGCGATCTTTTGTTGTCTGGAGCAGGTAAATATAGTCGAGAGGACTTTTTACGTGCGGTGGATGAGCTTGGTTCTGGTATTGAGGTGGGGGCTAGCGAGGGGAGAGTAACTATATCAGTGAAATCTTTAGAACAGAATCTGACTAAGACTCTAAGTTTACTAGAGACAGTTTTGATCAAACCAACTTTTAGCAAGAGTGAGTACGACAGAGCGGTAAAAACAGCCAAAAATTCTTTATCTTTGTACAAAGAAGAAGCTAGATTATTGGCCCAGGATGGTCTTAGGCGATCTTTTTATGGAGAAAATGATAGACATTATCGATTTACCCCAAAAGATCTGGAAAAAGCTTTTTCTGAAGTTAGTTTGGCTGATGTAAAAAAACTACACGAAGAATTTATGACCTTACCGTGGGTGGTTAGTATTGGTGGAAAAAGTACCGCAATTAAGACAGTATTGAAGTTGGTCCAAAAGATCAAGAAAAAGACTGACTATAAACCATTAGAAGGGGCGGTGTCGGTAAAAAGTCTGAAAGGAAGTCGGTTGGTGACTGAAGTGGTAGCTAGTAAGCAAAATATTGAGCTATCAATTGGTGGTCATTTGCCATTAACTATGTCTGATGCAGAACTAGCGCCGTTTACCTTTGGCTTGGCAGTTTTAGGAAAGTGGGGGAGTTTTGCTGGGCGACTGATGAGTACTGTGCGGGAGAAAGAAGGTTTGACTTATAGTATCTACGGACGAGTCGAAGGGGTGTCGAAAATCGAAACCGGCTATTGGCGAATTATGACCTTTTTTGCTCCTAAAGATGTGGTACAAGGCGTGTCGTCGACTTTGCGTGAGATTAAAAATATTCACTATAAGGGTATAACCGACTCTGAGTGGAAGAGATTTAAAGATATTTTAAGGACTGGTGAGACATTGGTTCAGGATTCTTTGTTTGGTACTGTTGGTTATGTACATAGTGCTTTGGTGGCGGGAGTTCGCTATGAGGATTATAAAAAATACCGCGAGCAGCTTTATACTTGCACCAAAGCTGAAGTGAATAAGGTGCTTAAAAAATATCTTAACCCAGCTAACGTAGTAATCAGCGCCGCCGGGCCGGTAGATAAGAAGATTGAGAAGGAGTTGAAGGCGGTGCTTGGTAAATAG
- a CDS encoding insulinase family protein, whose protein sequence is MTHKKFKHVRTVKDISEYKLKSNGLTVLYKHIPDTGVVTTNITYLVGARDENIGETGLAHMLEHMVFKPTSHDLKRKHEGGAMRFERETGSILNANTWKDRTTYYFSYDAKHFSRALQIEAERMRDVVLTDKEFQPERTNVLSEFDMYNGEPEFAIAVDMVSSAFHCHPYGHETIGYRQDIERYTTTKLQRFYDHFYRPNNATLMVVGDIDLEAALNEIVATFGHLEPEPQVEVRPEIIEPKQEGLRRVEIVRPGTTNLLAIGIKHDGFPTKEWFTTMVTFKLLAGGKDGLLQKALVDTGLASDVSTMQEPTKDANLGIIYITLADGVGHEEIEKKVFELISKVDANWIKKRLKAIITKAVSSELFGRDSSLSIVGELTEYVSAGDWTVYFKTEEILKKITVKEVQNNLKTLFTENNLTIGTYKSI, encoded by the coding sequence ATGACACATAAGAAATTCAAGCACGTTAGAACAGTAAAAGACATCAGTGAATATAAGTTAAAAAGTAACGGTCTGACGGTGTTGTATAAACATATACCGGACACTGGAGTGGTGACTACTAATATCACTTATTTGGTCGGAGCGCGAGATGAAAATATTGGTGAGACTGGGCTGGCGCATATGCTTGAACATATGGTTTTTAAACCAACTAGTCATGATTTGAAAAGAAAACATGAGGGAGGCGCGATGAGGTTTGAGCGTGAGACCGGCTCAATTCTTAATGCTAATACCTGGAAAGATCGTACCACTTATTACTTTTCTTATGATGCAAAACATTTTTCTCGCGCTTTACAGATAGAAGCCGAAAGAATGCGTGATGTAGTTTTGACCGATAAAGAATTTCAACCGGAACGCACTAACGTACTTAGTGAATTCGATATGTACAACGGTGAACCGGAATTTGCCATTGCGGTTGATATGGTGAGTTCAGCTTTTCATTGTCATCCGTATGGACACGAGACGATTGGTTATCGGCAGGATATAGAACGTTATACTACTACTAAACTCCAGCGCTTTTACGACCACTTTTATCGTCCTAATAACGCCACTTTAATGGTAGTTGGTGATATTGATCTAGAAGCTGCTTTAAATGAAATAGTGGCTACTTTCGGACATTTAGAGCCAGAGCCTCAGGTAGAAGTTAGACCAGAAATTATTGAGCCAAAACAAGAAGGGTTGAGAAGAGTAGAGATAGTGCGACCGGGTACTACTAACCTGTTGGCAATTGGGATAAAACACGATGGATTCCCAACGAAGGAGTGGTTTACTACTATGGTGACCTTCAAGCTCTTGGCGGGCGGTAAAGATGGTCTTTTGCAGAAAGCTTTGGTTGATACTGGTTTGGCTTCTGACGTGTCAACTATGCAAGAACCGACCAAAGATGCAAATTTAGGTATCATTTATATAACCTTGGCTGATGGAGTTGGTCATGAAGAAATTGAAAAGAAAGTTTTTGAATTAATTTCTAAAGTCGATGCTAATTGGATAAAGAAAAGACTAAAAGCGATTATTACCAAAGCTGTCAGTAGTGAACTCTTTGGTCGTGACAGTAGTCTTAGTATTGTCGGTGAATTAACGGAGTATGTGTCAGCTGGTGATTGGACTGTCTACTTTAAGACCGAGGAAATTTTGAAAAAGATTACGGTTAAAGAGGTGCAAAATAATTTAAAGACTTTATTTACCGAAAATAACCTTACTATTGGAACTTATAAAAGTATTTAA
- a CDS encoding bifunctional (p)ppGpp synthetase/guanosine-3',5'-bis(diphosphate) 3'-pyrophosphohydrolase — MYSYRIEQAIRAASVLHKEQLRKGSMPFPYVTHLIAVAFTLLDYTQDEDVIIAALLHDTLEDTDYTIEELQEDFGGRVRDIVEAVTEPKLKGEHKLTWREKKEAYAKQLRHAPHEALLVAAADKIHNFRTMVEDYSDSYERYAQDFGKNFDERLEVYQEIGDIINDRLESPIVEEFNHVFEEFKQFINKTIEAEEHRYDT; from the coding sequence ATGTATTCATATCGGATTGAACAGGCAATCAGAGCGGCATCGGTCTTGCATAAGGAGCAGCTCAGAAAAGGTTCGATGCCTTTTCCTTACGTTACGCATCTGATTGCGGTGGCTTTTACGCTCCTTGACTACACTCAAGATGAAGATGTAATCATAGCGGCGTTACTTCACGATACGCTTGAAGACACCGACTACACTATTGAGGAATTGCAGGAGGATTTTGGTGGTCGGGTGCGTGATATTGTAGAAGCAGTTACTGAGCCGAAGTTAAAAGGGGAACATAAATTGACATGGCGAGAGAAGAAAGAAGCTTATGCCAAGCAATTGAGGCACGCTCCACACGAAGCGCTCTTGGTAGCGGCGGCTGATAAGATTCATAACTTCCGTACGATGGTGGAAGATTATTCTGACAGTTACGAACGCTACGCCCAGGATTTTGGTAAAAATTTTGACGAAAGACTTGAAGTCTATCAGGAGATTGGTGATATAATCAATGATCGCTTAGAAAGCCCGATAGTTGAGGAGTTTAATCATGTTTTTGAGGAATTCAAGCAATTTATTAATAAGACAATAGAAGCCGAGGAGCATCGTTATGACACATAA
- a CDS encoding MGMT family protein: MQKNKNSFRDKVNAVVRQIPAGQTKSYAEVAKLAGHPKAYRAVASLMAKNFDPSIPCHRVIRSDGKVGEYNRGGEQKKRELLKAEGWQS, from the coding sequence ATGCAAAAAAACAAAAATAGTTTTAGAGATAAGGTCAATGCTGTAGTGCGGCAGATTCCAGCCGGGCAGACTAAGTCGTATGCCGAAGTAGCTAAGCTGGCCGGACATCCCAAAGCTTATCGAGCAGTGGCCAGCTTGATGGCAAAAAATTTTGACCCCAGTATTCCATGTCATCGAGTAATTAGAAGCGATGGAAAGGTAGGGGAATATAACCGAGGTGGCGAGCAGAAAAAAAGGGAATTGTTGAAAGCTGAAGGGTGGCAGAGTTAG
- a CDS encoding PD-(D/E)XK nuclease family protein: protein MAEFKKRYNPNRSPDWNYGGPNWKLSRSKIELFTECPRCFYLDNKLGTARPRGPAFTLNVAVDELFKKEFDAYRETGEKHPIMLENKIEAIPFKHEKMDEWRDNFAGITYKHEETGFTVSGAVDDIWVKPDGSLIVVDYKATSKDEKIESLSNSGWEDSYRRQMGVYQWLLEKNGFAVDKVGYFVYANARKDQDSFDDTLIFETTLVPCEGDNAWIDESLLKIKEVLGKEDIPTTGANCEFCPYREACGKKLLAIHNAKKQK from the coding sequence ATGGCAGAATTTAAAAAGAGATACAACCCTAACCGTAGTCCTGATTGGAATTATGGTGGGCCTAATTGGAAATTATCACGCTCTAAGATTGAGCTTTTTACAGAATGTCCACGGTGTTTTTATTTGGATAACAAGCTTGGTACCGCGCGCCCGCGTGGACCGGCCTTTACTTTAAACGTAGCGGTTGACGAATTATTTAAAAAGGAATTTGATGCCTACCGCGAGACAGGCGAGAAACATCCGATAATGCTAGAGAACAAGATCGAGGCGATACCATTCAAGCACGAGAAAATGGACGAATGGCGCGACAACTTTGCCGGTATCACCTACAAGCACGAGGAGACCGGTTTTACTGTGTCAGGCGCAGTGGATGATATTTGGGTTAAACCAGACGGAAGTCTGATCGTAGTTGACTACAAAGCTACTTCAAAAGACGAAAAAATCGAGTCTTTAAGCAATAGTGGTTGGGAAGATTCGTACCGTCGGCAGATGGGAGTATACCAGTGGCTTTTAGAGAAAAACGGTTTTGCAGTCGATAAGGTCGGTTATTTTGTTTATGCTAATGCCCGCAAGGATCAAGATAGTTTTGACGATACACTCATCTTTGAAACTACTCTAGTGCCTTGTGAAGGTGATAATGCTTGGATAGATGAATCTCTACTAAAGATAAAGGAAGTATTAGGCAAGGAGGATATTCCGACGACTGGAGCTAACTGTGAATTTTGTCCTTATCGTGAAGCTTGTGGTAAGAAGTTACTGGCTATTCATAATGCAAAAAAACAAAAATAG
- a CDS encoding ATPase — MQVQIIKADGSVEYFKVEKLRRSLRRAGAAPDEVNSVVAQIGKEIYDGIRTQEIYRRAFELLKRNEIPAAARYSLRRALFSLGPTGFPFEKFLGRLFELDGYSTRTGLVIQGHCAPHEIDIAAFHDSHSFVGEAKFHARPGIKSDLQVAMYSYARLLDLRDQSICHESICGISEFWLVTNTKFTSTAEKYGECVGLKMLSWDYPRRDNLHDRIQRAGIYPVTVLQNLSTAQIETLIEYDVIVCSDLVKNPRVLKHLHLSAKKQEQLIDEAREICKLPR; from the coding sequence ATGCAAGTCCAGATAATAAAGGCTGATGGTTCGGTAGAGTATTTTAAGGTTGAAAAATTACGACGTTCCTTACGCCGCGCCGGCGCCGCGCCGGATGAGGTTAACAGTGTCGTGGCACAGATAGGAAAAGAAATATATGATGGTATTAGGACACAAGAGATCTACCGTCGAGCTTTTGAGCTTTTAAAACGAAATGAGATACCAGCGGCGGCTCGTTATTCTCTAAGACGAGCTTTGTTTAGTTTAGGACCAACTGGTTTTCCGTTTGAAAAATTTCTTGGTCGACTGTTTGAGCTCGATGGATATAGTACGCGAACTGGCTTAGTTATACAGGGGCATTGTGCTCCACATGAAATTGATATCGCGGCTTTCCATGACTCTCACAGCTTTGTTGGTGAGGCTAAGTTCCATGCTCGGCCCGGTATTAAATCTGATTTGCAGGTAGCTATGTACTCTTACGCTCGGCTACTCGATTTGCGTGACCAAAGTATTTGCCACGAAAGCATTTGTGGAATTTCTGAGTTTTGGTTGGTTACAAATACCAAATTTACCTCCACAGCCGAAAAGTATGGTGAATGTGTTGGTCTTAAAATGCTGAGCTGGGATTACCCAAGGCGCGATAATTTACACGACAGAATCCAAAGAGCTGGAATTTATCCGGTAACGGTTTTGCAGAATTTGTCGACAGCGCAAATAGAAACGCTGATTGAATATGATGTAATTGTCTGCAGTGATTTGGTAAAAAACCCCAGAGTTCTTAAACACCTACATTTAAGTGCTAAAAAACAAGAACAATTGATTGATGAAGCGAGGGAGATTTGCAAATTACCAAGGTAA
- the mnmA gene encoding tRNA 2-thiouridine(34) synthase MnmA, which translates to MSDKKKVFVGLSGGVDSSVAAWRLKEQGYDVTGVFIKVWHPDFLVCNWEQERLDAMRVAAHLDIPFLTCDAEAEYRDEVAKYFIGEYTVGRTPNPDVMCNKYVKFGAFLKFAKTHQADFIATGHYARRIDGDNGPELHRGVDENKDQTYFLWTLSNEQLKNVLFPVGDTTKEDIRHEADKAGLPTATKKDSQGVCFLGYIDIPEFISHFVDLQAGDVLDEKGEVVGCHKGAIVYTLGQRHGFTIDTIDGHREAYYVVDRDTENNTITVSSQRPKVKSSDELVLKDVVARGEVEVGDELEAQTRYRQKPFAVRVEKVTNTELVLSIKDKSVDAAASGQSCVLYRGSLCVLGGIIA; encoded by the coding sequence ATGAGTGATAAAAAAAAGGTTTTTGTTGGTTTGTCTGGCGGGGTTGATTCATCGGTAGCAGCTTGGCGACTGAAAGAGCAGGGTTATGATGTAACGGGTGTTTTTATAAAGGTCTGGCATCCGGATTTTTTGGTATGTAACTGGGAACAAGAACGTCTAGACGCAATGCGGGTAGCTGCTCATCTTGATATACCATTTCTCACCTGTGACGCTGAAGCCGAATATCGTGACGAGGTTGCCAAATATTTTATTGGGGAATATACAGTGGGACGAACGCCAAACCCTGATGTTATGTGCAATAAGTATGTAAAATTTGGTGCTTTCTTAAAATTTGCTAAAACACACCAAGCTGATTTCATTGCTACCGGACATTATGCTAGACGGATTGATGGTGACAATGGTCCAGAGTTGCATAGAGGAGTTGATGAAAATAAAGACCAGACGTATTTTTTGTGGACACTTTCCAACGAGCAGCTGAAAAATGTACTGTTTCCGGTCGGCGATACTACTAAGGAGGATATTCGGCATGAGGCAGATAAAGCTGGTCTACCAACTGCAACTAAAAAAGATAGCCAAGGAGTATGTTTTTTAGGGTATATTGATATACCTGAATTTATTTCACACTTTGTTGATTTACAAGCGGGAGATGTCTTGGATGAAAAGGGGGAAGTTGTTGGTTGTCACAAGGGTGCTATAGTATACACTTTGGGGCAGCGTCATGGTTTTACCATTGATACTATTGATGGACACCGAGAGGCTTATTATGTGGTGGATAGGGATACTGAAAACAACACGATCACAGTTTCCAGTCAGCGACCTAAGGTGAAATCTAGTGACGAGCTGGTATTAAAGGATGTTGTGGCTAGAGGGGAAGTTGAGGTGGGTGACGAACTTGAAGCCCAAACTCGTTACCGACAAAAACCATTTGCGGTCAGGGTTGAGAAGGTTACAAACACTGAGCTTGTCTTAAGTATAAAAGATAAGTCGGTTGATGCGGCCGCTTCTGGTCAGTCTTGTGTATTATATCGTGGTTCACTTTGTGTCTTGGGTGGTATCATAGCGTAA
- the mltG gene encoding endolytic transglycosylase MltG, translated as MIDDTPSMEEGVESPGETAKTKRRVSLWLFFLFVLLTATVAGCYYVKQPPHSFPTDTIITIPNGATVAEVAEIMKENHMIKSKLAFYVYFKLFQSDTSLKASDYSFSEPLPLGQLIVELAEGHYTHNLLKLTHVEGESVQSLAIRAKDVLSNFDQDKFIEIALPFEGKVFPETYMVPADFSEEDLLDLTLKTFDEKIKPYETRLADNTLTLDEVLILASIIEREANDEESMRMVSSILQNRLAINMPLQADASIEYILHKPLSELTAEDLKIESPYNTYLNAGLPPTPIGNPGLKAIEAVLFPAETDYLFYITDKEGNFYYAKNFDQHKVNVARYLR; from the coding sequence ATGATTGACGACACACCATCAATGGAAGAAGGGGTTGAATCACCAGGTGAGACCGCAAAAACAAAAAGAAGAGTTAGTCTCTGGCTTTTTTTCTTATTCGTTTTACTGACCGCAACCGTTGCTGGTTGTTATTATGTAAAGCAGCCACCGCATAGCTTTCCAACTGATACCATTATTACCATACCAAACGGAGCTACTGTTGCTGAAGTGGCAGAGATAATGAAGGAGAATCACATGATTAAGTCGAAATTAGCTTTTTATGTGTACTTTAAATTATTTCAAAGCGATACATCTCTAAAGGCTAGTGACTATTCGTTTTCGGAGCCGTTACCACTTGGTCAGTTGATAGTAGAGTTGGCCGAGGGGCACTATACTCACAATCTCTTAAAGTTAACCCATGTTGAAGGAGAAAGTGTACAAAGTTTAGCGATTCGAGCGAAAGATGTTTTGTCTAACTTTGATCAAGATAAGTTTATTGAGATCGCTTTGCCCTTTGAGGGGAAGGTTTTTCCTGAGACATACATGGTACCAGCGGATTTTAGCGAAGAAGATTTGCTTGATCTGACCCTTAAAACCTTTGATGAAAAAATTAAACCTTACGAAACCCGGCTGGCCGACAATACACTGACCTTGGACGAGGTGCTGATTTTAGCTTCAATTATTGAGAGAGAGGCTAATGATGAAGAAAGTATGCGGATGGTTTCTAGTATCCTACAAAATCGTCTGGCGATAAATATGCCACTACAAGCCGATGCTTCAATTGAATACATTTTGCATAAACCACTATCCGAACTAACAGCTGAAGATCTGAAAATTGAATCGCCTTATAATACTTATCTAAATGCTGGTTTGCCGCCAACACCGATTGGTAATCCAGGTTTAAAGGCGATTGAGGCGGTACTTTTTCCGGCTGAGACCGATTATTTGTTCTATATTACCGACAAGGAAGGAAACTTTTATTACGCTAAGAATTTTGATCAACATAAGGTGAATGTGGCTCGGTATTTGCGTTAG
- a CDS encoding leucine--tRNA ligase, which translates to MHKKFDSSAIEKKWQEIWEEKGIYNVGERDTGKEKEYVLVEWPYPSGNLHIGHWYAFAVPDIYVRYQRMNGKQVLFPMGFDAFGLPAENAAIKRGLDPKGWTNDNIAYMKNQLKSMGNAFSWDKTTSSTDPEYYKWTQWMFTQFFENGIAYRGKGKVNWCPGCNTVIANEQVIAGKDGDECERCGHKIEKKEMPQWMLKITKYADRLVDDLDQIDWPEHIKEAQRQWIGRSKGAEIDFKLNLPTYSGQVLFASNNKGKLARMRKLVTETNLDITLVSPEEAGITDTEVVEDENDLALNAKKKALHFAKLTDLPVLADDTGFFVAGEELDPVTVKRNALAGIDEKTLTIEEVGEKMVAYYAEIAKKHGGEVEAEWKNALCLVMDGRVYMSEGVRPVILTDQAVGDYDPYLPVRALYKAKATGKHALTHNEEEELMELRPITDAIEKVFEPKVTVFTTRPDTLYGATYMVLAPEHALVEKNKDKVKNWSEVEAYIKATKQKDEQDRLDNTKEKTGVKLEGIMATNPASGEEIPVYIADYVLGGYGTGAIMAVPAHDERDRQFADKIVTSQSGKHPGLIYVIKPNSLAEFKRDFFSKTVHRIEDGQTLEEAIDRDNKKWYQEYLEYSTDINWKGQWRGYSGVGKIINSSDEFNEMDSEEAKLAITEKVGGRMTSTYRLRDWSIGRQRYWGVPIPIVYDPTGKAHVIPKEHLPWTLPEDVDFTPTGEPPLAKSEALKKRTEEIFGKGWTPEVETMDTFVDSSWYFLRYLDNKNDDALSSLERQKEWMPIDLYFGGAEHTTMHLLYSRFWQKALCDLELVTEKEPYKRRVNRGLILGPDGNKMSKSKGNVIDPDEQVARVGADTVKMYLAFMGPYEGANYPFDLGGIAGIRRFLERVYGLDEHIKDNEDEKTTKLLHKTIKKVREDIENYKFNTAISAMMVFVNHTEKAGLTKDSYLTFLKLMAPFAPHVVDELWRPEGKGDSVHTDSYPIADEKLVVDKEVTLGVQINGKLRGQVTISPTASEEEVKKAVEASEGLQKHLAGREMVKFIYVPGRIVNVVVK; encoded by the coding sequence ATGCATAAAAAATTTGATTCAAGTGCCATTGAAAAGAAGTGGCAGGAAATTTGGGAAGAAAAGGGGATTTATAACGTTGGCGAGCGCGATACCGGTAAAGAGAAAGAATATGTGCTGGTAGAGTGGCCTTATCCGTCCGGAAATCTCCATATCGGACACTGGTATGCTTTTGCGGTGCCGGATATTTATGTGCGTTACCAAAGAATGAATGGTAAGCAGGTGCTATTCCCAATGGGGTTTGATGCTTTTGGTTTGCCGGCGGAAAACGCGGCGATCAAACGTGGACTGGATCCAAAAGGTTGGACCAACGACAACATTGCCTACATGAAAAACCAGCTGAAGAGCATGGGTAATGCTTTTTCTTGGGATAAGACTACAAGCTCCACTGACCCTGAATACTATAAGTGGACCCAGTGGATGTTTACGCAATTTTTTGAAAACGGTATTGCTTACCGTGGGAAAGGTAAGGTGAATTGGTGTCCAGGGTGTAATACAGTGATTGCCAATGAGCAAGTGATAGCCGGGAAAGATGGTGACGAGTGCGAGCGTTGTGGACACAAGATTGAAAAGAAAGAAATGCCACAATGGATGCTAAAGATCACTAAGTACGCCGATAGGCTGGTAGATGACTTGGATCAAATTGACTGGCCGGAACACATTAAAGAAGCGCAAAGGCAGTGGATAGGAAGGAGTAAGGGAGCGGAGATTGATTTTAAGCTAAACCTACCAACTTATAGTGGGCAAGTGCTGTTTGCTTCTAATAACAAAGGCAAGCTGGCGCGTATGCGTAAGTTGGTGACTGAGACTAATTTGGATATTACTTTGGTGTCGCCGGAAGAAGCGGGAATTACTGATACTGAAGTTGTGGAAGACGAGAATGACTTGGCTTTAAATGCTAAGAAGAAAGCTTTGCACTTTGCTAAGCTGACTGACCTGCCGGTTTTGGCGGATGATACAGGCTTTTTTGTGGCCGGTGAGGAGCTTGATCCGGTGACAGTGAAGCGGAATGCTTTGGCTGGTATAGATGAAAAGACTCTTACCATCGAAGAAGTGGGAGAAAAGATGGTGGCTTATTATGCGGAGATTGCTAAGAAACATGGTGGAGAAGTAGAGGCAGAATGGAAAAATGCCCTTTGCCTGGTAATGGACGGACGTGTGTATATGTCGGAAGGGGTGCGGCCGGTGATTTTGACTGACCAGGCAGTAGGTGACTATGACCCGTATCTGCCAGTCCGCGCTCTTTACAAAGCCAAGGCGACCGGAAAGCATGCCCTTACTCATAATGAAGAAGAGGAACTAATGGAGCTTAGACCGATTACTGACGCTATCGAAAAAGTGTTTGAGCCGAAAGTAACTGTCTTTACCACTCGTCCTGACACACTTTATGGAGCGACTTATATGGTGCTAGCGCCAGAGCACGCGCTGGTAGAAAAAAATAAAGACAAGGTCAAGAACTGGAGTGAGGTGGAAGCTTACATAAAAGCGACGAAACAGAAAGATGAGCAGGACAGACTGGATAACACCAAGGAAAAGACCGGCGTGAAGCTAGAGGGAATTATGGCGACCAATCCAGCCAGCGGGGAAGAAATACCAGTCTATATTGCCGACTACGTGCTCGGTGGCTATGGTACCGGAGCGATTATGGCGGTACCAGCGCATGATGAGCGGGATCGTCAATTTGCCGATAAAATTGTTACTTCACAATCAGGGAAACATCCTGGTCTCATTTATGTAATAAAACCAAATTCACTGGCCGAATTTAAAAGGGATTTCTTCAGTAAAACTGTACATAGGATTGAAGATGGGCAGACTTTAGAGGAGGCGATAGATAGAGATAATAAGAAATGGTATCAAGAATATTTAGAGTACTCTACAGATATAAACTGGAAGGGGCAATGGAGAGGATATTCAGGAGTAGGTAAGATAATTAATTCTTCAGACGAATTTAACGAAATGGACTCCGAAGAAGCGAAATTAGCCATTACCGAGAAAGTGGGCGGACGGATGACTTCTACCTATCGCTTACGCGACTGGTCTATTGGGCGACAGCGTTATTGGGGAGTACCGATTCCGATTGTGTATGACCCGACTGGTAAGGCGCATGTGATACCAAAGGAGCACTTACCGTGGACTTTGCCTGAAGATGTGGACTTTACCCCAACTGGTGAACCACCTCTAGCTAAGAGTGAGGCTTTGAAAAAACGAACGGAAGAAATCTTTGGCAAGGGTTGGACACCGGAAGTAGAGACGATGGATACGTTTGTGGATTCGTCTTGGTATTTCTTGCGCTACTTGGATAACAAAAATGATGATGCATTGTCGTCACTAGAAAGACAGAAAGAATGGATGCCGATCGATCTGTATTTTGGTGGAGCGGAGCACACTACTATGCACTTACTGTACTCACGTTTTTGGCAAAAGGCTTTATGTGACCTTGAGTTAGTGACCGAAAAAGAACCGTACAAGCGGCGAGTGAATCGTGGACTTATCCTTGGTCCTGATGGTAATAAGATGAGTAAGAGTAAAGGAAATGTGATTGACCCAGATGAGCAAGTGGCTAGAGTGGGAGCTGATACAGTCAAAATGTACCTAGCTTTTATGGGGCCGTATGAGGGAGCGAATTACCCATTTGACCTAGGGGGGATTGCTGGTATTAGGCGCTTTTTGGAGCGAGTCTACGGTCTTGATGAACATATCAAAGACAATGAAGATGAAAAGACTACTAAACTACTGCATAAAACCATCAAGAAAGTGAGGGAAGATATTGAAAATTATAAGTTCAATACGGCCATCAGCGCCATGATGGTATTTGTAAATCACACGGAAAAGGCTGGTTTGACTAAGGATTCTTATCTGACTTTCCTTAAGCTTATGGCTCCGTTTGCACCGCATGTGGTGGATGAGTTATGGCGACCGGAAGGGAAAGGAGATTCGGTACATACAGATAGCTATCCGATAGCTGATGAAAAGTTGGTGGTGGACAAAGAGGTGACCTTAGGGGTGCAGATTAACGGTAAGTTACGCGGACAAGTGACTATTTCGCCGACCGCGAGTGAGGAAGAAGTTAAAAAAGCGGTGGAAGCTAGCGAAGGGTTACAAAAACACTTGGCAGGGAGGGAGATGGTTAAGTTTATCTACGTACCGGGCAGAATTGTGAATGTGGTGGTGAAGTAG